The DNA sequence AAATGGACAGCTTTAAGGTATTTATTCTTTTTGACTTTGCGCGTTTCTAGGTCTTGGCGTGCAGGTATCTTCGCAAACTTTGTACAgagttttgttattttttttaagtttgacgcgctttaaatattttatatgtaacgTTGATTTTGTTCTGTGACAGAGATCTTATAGTTCTTCATGATCTTGCGTATGGATAAAATTTGCCGTCTATCGATTTTCTTAAGTATCGTGAAATTTCTGACATTTGATGCGTTTTAGTTGTTAACAGCTTTTTAGTATTCCTTCGTTAAATCTACGTTAGCGCTTTGCATGTAATATTCTTCTAACTTTACTTCCCgagttctctgtttactttgtAGTCCCTTGAAATAGCGTTACGACTTGCTACTCAAGCTTCTCCAACGTTTCTTACTTTCGATATCTTCTTTTCTTCGAGTTGCAAGATATTTCCCCAGCACGTCGTTCTTTTCACTGCTCACATTCTTGCAATTGCAAGACAAGCTTCCACTGTATCGGCCGCTTTTATCCCAAGTGTAGAAGCGATTCTTTATTCTCCACATCTTAACAAGCCTATGGAATATGTAAACAAGTAAACGTTCCTCTTATGTTTTTCCTCCACCTTCGTCAAATAAATCTTCGTCTCTTTAACAATGATTTCTCGCGAAACAACATTTTCAACAGGTATTTTTGAAGCCTGCGCAGCTTCGTCGTATCGCAAAAATAATTCCCCTCGTTTCTTAAATTATTGTCGATTTTCTACATCCTCCTTCCGGTTCTCCTATCTCGAAATTGCACATTTCTACCGATGATCGCTCGGAAGCGATTTCAATTGAAGAATCACCGAGCAAACACCGGAGGAGGACCAAGgaattaaatagaaataaaaaagaaaagaataatcGTTAATTGGTAGAGAATGAACGTCGATCCGCGAGCTTTCTGGAGCGGAAACGCAATGTGACACGGATCGGGGGCATCGCGGTCCGCGTGGATCGTGCGCTTCCTTCGCCGACACATTAATTGCGTATCGTTCATTAGTTGGACGTTGCAATTTTCATGTTCCCATAAGCTCGATAATGCACGAACCTTCAATTTCACGCTTCAACGATGTACGTATGTTCACCAACAGGCTGTTAGAGATCTATGATTATTTATCCTTCGTGACTTTCTTAGCCTTACGATCAATTACCATATTCGATTTTGGATAGCTAGATCTGCATAGTTCGCAAGAATCGGAATATTAATTACTTTTAAAAGTATAGGTTTCTTTATGTCGCTCCTTCTACTTGTATGTCtcatttcgaaaaaaaaaaaaaaaagaaaaattgttcaGAGCTCGTCCTAATTAATTTATCTATATTACGTCCTAttttcaagattttattttGCGTTTAAAAACGCTTATCTTAGAAGCCTGGAAAACGAAGAGAACGGGTATATTGTAACCCTATTCAACGAATGAAGATAAGACACGAGAATCATAAATGTTCATGAACATAATGGCGATGTCGTAAAAAGATGAACGGAGACTTTAAATTTGCAGACTTTGAAGTATTACGAATCGACGAGTGTTATACAAAAGAATACGTTCATTCGATTATAGCGAAAGAAGGCTATTacgataagaaatatttaaatcgaTATTAATCACGGATTAACCGTTTGCTTCGCCAGCACAAAATTAATACGCTACGCTCAATTTATAACGACTTTTACGAACATTTTTACACGCCATTTCCATCGTTACGATTGAAATTAAATTCACCGCAACAGAGAAATAATGCAGATCACTCGTTTTTACATCGTCGAAACCACAATTTGCATCGAACTGAGTTTAATTCTACCGAGGCACGGCTATCCGTATCCAAGTGGAAGAATAAGAAAGAACTTAAGATCGCTTCGTACCATTTGCGAACACCATTGCAAATACCATCGCAATCCACGACCGACAGAAGACCCATTCCACTTTCCTCTGCATATTTCAACACAAAGATGGCTGCTGCAAAAGGTAAAGAGTCTCCGCGAGGTCGTGCACGCGTTAAGGTCACGAGGGGTTCGATCGGTTAGCAGTTTCTCGGCATCAGCCGTTCGGCCGTGAATCGTCGAACGAAAGTCACCAGAATGGAAAAAGTGGATCGTCTCGTCTTCAACGCGTGGACGCGACGCGTGCAGGCCGAGCGTGTGCAAGACGTGCTCGGGGAAAGCACGTCGTTCTGTTTCACTTGTTGATGCGAGACCAGCCTTCTCGGTCcaattgttaattttatttcgaTCCATCTTTTTCGTCGTCTCTTCGGTATCTTCGCCTTGATCGGCACGTTCGAGAACCGCATTTTCGTTCCGTTATTTTTCCCTTATTATTCGGAAAAATTAAACGGTAAAAAAAGGTCGAAGAGTTTGGACGAATTCCGAGATAATCGGAGACTACAGGGGAAATAACGCAATTCATATTTTCCATCCATGTACGAAACAATTCTAAGcaattttaatttgaatttttatttgattttgataGTGAACACGCATTTTTCCATCCTCTTCGTAACTTTGAAAATATccttagaatattaaaatatcgaagatattaaaatattgcttggcttaatatttatatatttcgctTTTATCAAAGTTCGTCGGCCACACACGACGATTAAATTTAACCGATTCTTGCCACTTTTGGCTACTTCACGTCGAAATATTCCTTCTGAATCGTGAAGCAACGTTGAAATAGAAAATCAGTAAGAACGTATTTGTCGTGTTTCTTTTCTTGCGATATTCGACTAATTATTAATCTACGTGAAAATTTTTTAATGGATTTTTTATCGTAAAATTCTTTGATGAAGAGATTATGCACTTTTTTATGCGTGTCAGTTTTCATGGAAAATATACGCGATGTTTAAGTTTCAGATAGTAACTGTGAATTGAGCGATCGAGCTGTTCATCGTGATTTTCTCTTcgttatttactttttatttcatatacttATGTATTTTTATACTCACTCGTGCCAGCTCATGCTTCAATCTTTTTCCTCCTATTCTTGCTCGTGCTATTTCACATTTCTATTAAATCTAACGCTCTATCCGACAAcaaatatcatttcgttttaaAGCGCAATAATCTCAATGTCGGTCGTTTTCACGCATCAGCGTTTTCAATGGATAATGTTTGTTCCAACCTGATAAAATATAAACGCGCAATGTCCAGAAAATTGCTGCAATTTGTCGATACTATTCAGTTCGTAAAGGAAATTTCAAGGAATCATCGAATAAGTAGTACGTTATCTCATTGTCATTATCGTCGATTCGACAATTTAATATTACAAACATAAGTACTTCGCGATGTCTAATCGATTTATATTTCCTCTCGTTACGATTTAAATTGCGAAATTTTACTCCTCCAGACTTTTCTGCATGTCGCAGCCACATCAAATCGATCATCGATCGTTGCAACAGACCGTTGTATCGTCCGAACGGCATGGTGTTTCCTCGATGAATAATCATGGGATTTATAATAGAAAGTATCTAGACACTCGGTTACTGCATCGCTATTTTCTAATCTTCGCCGAAGAATCCGGGAGATTTCAACGAGCCATTAAATTTCTCTCACCGCGATTGCCTCCTGCGACGCGATTCTCGTTTCTGTGAGGCGCATTCGTCTTTCAACGCAACTTCCTCGGCATAATTCATTGCAAGGTCGTGCGGTAGACGTTAGCGGAAGAACATTTAGGTGCGAGACTGGTGGATCTTCATTTGCATTAAACTGGTGAAACTTTCATTCTAAAATAGCCACGTTTCAAGACAAGCGTATtgcattttcttctttctttttgttttttgggAAATTAATATCGACGCAGGGAAACACGATTGCATTGATCAGGACAATTTGTAAAAATTCGATCGCAGCTGGATCGACTCACGAAAATTGTAATTTCGTGGCATTTCACAAACGCACGATAGCAACGTCTCCAAATTCCGACACAGTGAACGGTAATGCTACTGTACCTTGAGAAGTATAGAACCGCAACTATGCTCATTTCCAAAATATAATGTGTAAAAGTACGGGTggaaaaaattataacagaatTTATCAGTTAAATcgaacgtgtaactttataaatGCACGATCACGATCGTAGATGTTCCATTGAAAAAGAACACGATGGTAAATTTGCAAATTGCTACAGGATCGATAGAAATCGATGTCTGTAactattaataattaatgaGTAATTTCTCAAATTATATTTACATCTCGCAATCaattaaattcataaaaattatcGCAAAGATATAATAGCAGAGTTTATCGTTTAAATCTGGTTTATACTTTCTCGTGGCAATTTTTTCTATACCTCGAAGTATCTTGGCAGCGAGGCTCATTCTACTTCCTAAAATAGTTCAGACAACTTAGGCTTACTAGGAATAAAGAGGAGGCGTAAAGGAGAAAGTTCGATGACTCATAAAGCGTAATACGGATCGCATGTTATTCCTCTTTTGTTCGATGCAATTAAACACGTCTTTTTTGCTGACTCTGAACTATCCTTCGAAAGTTAGTTTCGCGAGTTAAGAATTTTACGAAAGGCTCGCGAATTCCTCGTTTCtcgttttatagaaaattttcttCTCCATCGAGAGTAGACGTGGCAATTTTATTTCTGTCtgctatttttctttcttttttttttttttaccgacAAACAGCTTGGACGACGAAATGTCAACGACTATATATATCATGGTTGGAACTTTTTTAGGTACGGATACTTGTCGAACGAAACACAGAGTTTATAATtcattcgaaataatttctttcgATCTTCGACCTTGGCTCGTTAACATAGACACAGTTTCGACATTACAATTTTGGTACTCAAATTTTTCGATCAGGTTTCACTGATAAAAAATTCTGACGGCGCGATATGAAAAGTGAAAGTGACCCTAAAAATCTTCGAATCACTGTCACCAAGCCGAACGCATCTCAAACGTTGCGTTTTCAGCTTTACATACACAACTGTGCGTAAGTATTTCTTCAGCTGGTGTAATTTcatcaaaatattattttatgacgGTAATACGTTTGGTAAGAAAGAGATCAGTCCGATTAGAATTTACTCTGACCCAAACctaattgaaacttaatttaCATGCAATGTAAATTACCTATTCGATGTAAACTCACCTATTTCCCATCGTAGCAACGATCTgttataaaacgaatttctcATAATAAAATCGACGATAAATTCAAACAAATTTCTCGCTTGCCACTTTTCTCAAACTAATCATACGCTCGTTAATCGCAATCAGGCGTCAACCTAATTGTTTCACCATCTTTCATTTATTACGGACGTATTCACACCCACTTAAATAGCGAAATCATGAAACTCGCCTATAAAATCTCGACACAAAGAGTCTAAATAGGCTTCGTGAGCATAATCGAGCACGTAACATATCTCATACAAAGCTGTACGTAGACGTAACACGTAAAAGCATGTAGCTTGGGACCGGGGAAGACATAATGGACTTCCGGTGGGCCCATTTCCATCCAGATACACAGCCATGTAACGAATGAATCGTTACATAAGCTGTATTCGTAGTTAATCCTTCGTACTTATTGCCAAAAATTAATTATCTTACGTATCGTTATTggttaattttaattatcgtcTAAATTAATCTGTTAATTTCGCTGCTGATAATCTTCCAGAGACCTCAGACTAGACACTTCACTCGCTTCAATAGCATTTCTCAAACTTTTTTTCGAAATATATCGACCACTACATAATTCTGCAAAGAGTATTTGCCTTGTTTTAGGTGACGTTCACTCTGGCGTTGATGACACTAGCCATCATCCACATCAGCACGGCTGATCTACCGAAACCCAGCTACGCTAGAACGATGCTGAAAGTATCGCGAAGCCTTCCGGGCGAAACAGAGGAGCTGAAAGTACGAACCAGCGAAGGGAACGTGGCAACTTTGATCGTGAAACGTCGAGACAAATCCTATCCCGAACAACAAACAGCGAACGAGCCTGTTAAAACTCCTCAAGATACTGAAAATCCTAATCTTGAACTAACCAACGAGAACGCCACATCGTCGGACGTATCTGAATCGACAAAAACCGAACCAAAGACCAAAGAGGACATCAGAAGATTGGAAGAGGCTCAAATAGAACAACTCAGAGCGAAACTGTCAGACTCTGACATCCAAAGAAGCTTCTCCAAGCTTGAAAACGTATCCGCGAACGAAGAGACGAACATCGGTGAAAAGATTCGACCGGTCAGAGAACAGAACATCGACTACGGAAGCTGGACGCCTCTGGGTACCGATGGAAGGGCTGTTCAACTTCAGGAATCGACGACAGAGGAATATCTGAGCTGGAAACCTCTTCAAAGTGATTTGAAGACGACTACCGAGGAAAGGACCAATTACGCCAGATTCGATCCAGCGTTTCCTGCAGGTGGACTACTTCTGCCGCGACATTTTCAAGACAGATCGGAGAGGAAACTGCAGTTGGCCGACCAGAGCGAGGAAAAGACTCGCTACACGTTCTTGCCTCATCAAATTCGATCTTCGAGAACGAATATCGGGGCAAACGCGGCCAAGAACAGAGATGGCAAGAACGTGCCGCCAGAAGTAATTGTCAGGTCGGAGATAAACGTGAAATCAAATCCAAAGAGGTCGCCAATGACGCTGGATAGGGATGGTACCCCTGTGATTCATGGAAAGAGGGTTCCCGACGAACCTATCGACAAGATTCAAACGTGGCGCAACGCACGAGTGATTAACAATAAATTGATACACGATGCAGGATCTATGGACAACCTGGAAACCTCTTCGAGTTTTTATCCGACGGAGAATGCTGTGGAGAGGCAGAGGTTCGAGAGATTCTTCAAGAACGTTAACAGGAGGTATGTCGAGGGTATAAAGATGAAAGAACTTTTTATAATCGAAAAATAGAGCTGGCTTCTGTTGCACACGTTGAACTAATATTATTGCTAGTTCAACCAATGAAATTATTAGTAAGTGAACtagtttattattttgttattatcgttattattattggtaATAGCAACAGCGGTAGTACGTAGTAGCAATTGCACTAATATTATTAGCGAAAGTTTACAAGTCACGGGTTACGAGTTAGCTACTTGGTTATATATGATTCGAGGAAATACACGACaaatatcgatatatttttcGTCAATTTGTCCGATAGATACGGCAAAGACTACGAAGAGGAAGGGAGAAACGTGTTCTTCGAGTGGGATCCAAAGAACTACAAGAACGAAGCGTTGAAAGCAGAGGTCTACGAAGCAAGAACAGACAATTACCGAAGCAATTCTCACAAAAGGATGCTACATCCTGACGGCGTGTCGATCTATCCAGTTTCGCAGCTCTACACCCCGGAAAGTCAAAAGATCGCGCCAGTGGCCTTGAAACCTGGTGCCAGAGCACCTGTCCTTCAATACGCTCATCCAGAATTGGGCGTGCAGCCTGCAAAGATCCTAAAAAACGAGAAGAGAAGACCGGACAATTTCCCGGAGAACCAATACTCCTTTACCGAACAAAGACAGAAGAAGAAGTACGTCTTAAACGACAAGAACATCGTGGACACTTACACGACGAAGAATTATTACCCTAATCAGCATTTCTATGGTCTGAAGAGACCGAACGACGCGCCATTTTGGGTGAAAATCTCGGAGAACCTGAAAAACCAATTCTCCAATGGCGTGGAGAAGGTTTCACAATTTACTCGGCCAGTGATCGATCCTCTGGTAGAAGCTACGCATAAAATTTCACAGAATTTAGGTCTTTCGAACGGCAAAGAGGCTGAAGACAAGATCGGCACTGTTACTTCCGGTAGCAGTATCCTGATTCCAGCTCTGGGACTCGTGGCATCAGGCGCTGCTCTCGGAATCGGTGCTGTCGCTGTTGGAAGATACCTAGACGTTGATGTTCTAAAGAGATCTAACGAAGCTCTAGGCAGCGAGGTGGAATATCAACGAGCTTTGGACGCTAGTCAGCCTTTGTTGGGGCAAGCGGATCGAGAGAATAATGGCGGAGACTCGGAGCAGATAGACAAATATAGCGGAACCGTGTACTTCCTCGAGAACGTAACACCGAACGAAGAATTGAAAGTTGAACGCGATGGTGGAAATTCGAATAATCGGAACGGAGTTTGGTTGATCGTAGAGGGAAATGGGAAAGTAGAGAAGCAAGAGACTAAGCCGGAAATGGAGGAGAATAAGCAGGCAACGGGATACTCGAGAAGGAAACGAAGTCTCGATTATTTGGACATTTTCCAAGCGGAAGGGAATTTAAAGAACTTAATCAGAAATAAACGTTTGCAACGAAAGGGACCTGACTCGATCAGCGAGATCGTAGAGATCGATCTTCCTTCTCGCGAAGGTAGCATCGACGTCACGGAGTTTCTTATTCCAAATAGAAAAGCGGACGACCGAAGTAATTCGAAAAAGAACAGCGAGGATTCTGCTATTTTGATAATCGAGGATGGCTCCACGCCT is a window from the Bombus affinis isolate iyBomAffi1 chromosome 9, iyBomAffi1.2, whole genome shotgun sequence genome containing:
- the LOC126920655 gene encoding uncharacterized protein LOC126920655 isoform X2; its protein translation is MDSFKVTFTLALMTLAIIHISTADLPKPSYARTMLKVSRSLPGETEELKVRTSEGNVATLIVKRRDKSYPEQQTANEPVKTPQDTENPNLELTNENATSSDVSESTKTEPKTKEDIRRLEEAQIEQLRAKLSDSDIQRSFSKLENVSANEETNIGEKIRPVREQNIDYGSWTPLGTDGRAVQLQESTTEEYLSWKPLQSDLKTTTEERTNYARFDPAFPAGGLLLPRHFQDRSERKLQLADQSEEKTRYTFLPHQIRSSRTNIGANAAKNRDGKNVPPEVIVRSEINVKSNPKRSPMTLDRDGTPVIHGKRVPDEPIDKIQTWRNARVINNKLIHDAGSMDNLETSSSFYPTENAVERQRFERFFKNVNRRYGKDYEEEGRNVFFEWDPKNYKNEALKAEVYEARTDNYRSNSHKRMLHPDGVSIYPVSQLYTPESQKIAPVALKPGARAPVLQYAHPELGVQPAKILKNEKRRPDNFPENQYSFTEQRQKKKYVLNDKNIVDTYTTKNYYPNQHFYGLKRPNDAPFWVKISENLKNQFSNGVEKVSQFTRPVIDPLVEATHKISQNLGLSNGKEAEDKIGTVTSGSSILIPALGLVASGAALGIGAVAVGRYLDVDVLKRSNEALGSEVEYQRALDASQPLLGQADRENNGGDSEQIDKYSGTVYFLENVTPNEELKVERDGGNSNNRNGVWLIVEGNGKVEKQETKPEMEENKQATGYSRRKRSLDYLDIFQAEGNLKNLIRNKRLQRKGPDSISEIVEIDLPSREGSIDVTEFLIPNRKADDRSNSKKNSEDSAILIIEDGSTPLDFLQKNLVNDVSDKNDLASLERVAEASASDKKDSVDGRDERRRRRSIESDQELEDALQNLENAEVAEVAHIDGDWTNTPCAKRIFCDAMIERGADAVILMEKKMAGLLGLIQPGAAVQVSSHFQQVMDAVRRHDCSSFLCPQARPGNVFF
- the LOC126920655 gene encoding uncharacterized protein LOC126920655 isoform X1 yields the protein MQITRFYIVETTICIELSLILPRHGYPYPSGRIRKNLRSLRTICEHHCKYHRNPRPTEDPFHFPLHISTQRWLLQKVTFTLALMTLAIIHISTADLPKPSYARTMLKVSRSLPGETEELKVRTSEGNVATLIVKRRDKSYPEQQTANEPVKTPQDTENPNLELTNENATSSDVSESTKTEPKTKEDIRRLEEAQIEQLRAKLSDSDIQRSFSKLENVSANEETNIGEKIRPVREQNIDYGSWTPLGTDGRAVQLQESTTEEYLSWKPLQSDLKTTTEERTNYARFDPAFPAGGLLLPRHFQDRSERKLQLADQSEEKTRYTFLPHQIRSSRTNIGANAAKNRDGKNVPPEVIVRSEINVKSNPKRSPMTLDRDGTPVIHGKRVPDEPIDKIQTWRNARVINNKLIHDAGSMDNLETSSSFYPTENAVERQRFERFFKNVNRRYGKDYEEEGRNVFFEWDPKNYKNEALKAEVYEARTDNYRSNSHKRMLHPDGVSIYPVSQLYTPESQKIAPVALKPGARAPVLQYAHPELGVQPAKILKNEKRRPDNFPENQYSFTEQRQKKKYVLNDKNIVDTYTTKNYYPNQHFYGLKRPNDAPFWVKISENLKNQFSNGVEKVSQFTRPVIDPLVEATHKISQNLGLSNGKEAEDKIGTVTSGSSILIPALGLVASGAALGIGAVAVGRYLDVDVLKRSNEALGSEVEYQRALDASQPLLGQADRENNGGDSEQIDKYSGTVYFLENVTPNEELKVERDGGNSNNRNGVWLIVEGNGKVEKQETKPEMEENKQATGYSRRKRSLDYLDIFQAEGNLKNLIRNKRLQRKGPDSISEIVEIDLPSREGSIDVTEFLIPNRKADDRSNSKKNSEDSAILIIEDGSTPLDFLQKNLVNDVSDKNDLASLERVAEASASDKKDSVDGRDERRRRRSIESDQELEDALQNLENAEVAEVAHIDGDWTNTPCAKRIFCDAMIERGADAVILMEKKMAGLLGLIQPGAAVQVSSHFQQVMDAVRRHDCSSFLCPQARPGNVFF